One genomic region from Candidatus Chlorobium masyuteum encodes:
- a CDS encoding phosphatase PAP2 family protein, which translates to MNTYLRWTLSFCFVLLLCIASCAVADIPAADWFNALKESPVFQLFSFITLFGESQWYLVPGFLLFIALRKKNPFVARQGLFLFTAVAVSGIAADIIKFIAGRARPKLWFSDKLYLFDFFHTEAEWTSFPSGHSATAFSAAIVLSMYYPRWRVLFFSAAILIACSRIVLTKHYISDVIAGSFLGIASTVLLYNRYFKTTLNAVESSEI; encoded by the coding sequence ATGAACACCTATCTCCGATGGACACTCTCTTTCTGTTTTGTACTCCTGCTCTGCATTGCAAGCTGCGCGGTTGCCGATATTCCTGCAGCAGACTGGTTCAATGCACTGAAAGAGAGCCCGGTTTTCCAACTCTTCAGCTTCATAACGCTTTTTGGTGAATCGCAATGGTATCTTGTTCCCGGTTTCCTGCTTTTTATTGCTCTTCGAAAAAAAAATCCGTTCGTTGCACGCCAGGGACTTTTTCTCTTCACTGCAGTTGCCGTGTCGGGGATAGCGGCTGACATCATCAAATTTATAGCCGGGCGGGCGCGCCCCAAACTCTGGTTCAGTGACAAACTCTATCTCTTTGACTTTTTCCATACAGAAGCTGAGTGGACCTCGTTTCCATCCGGACATTCGGCAACCGCATTCAGCGCGGCAATTGTACTCTCGATGTATTACCCCCGATGGCGGGTGCTCTTTTTTTCTGCTGCCATCCTGATCGCATGCAGCCGGATCGTGCTGACCAAACACTATATCAGCGATGTCATTGCCGGTTCATTCCTCGGCATCGCATCCACAGTTCTGCTCTATAACCGATATTTCAAAACGACACTCAATGCAGTTGAATCTTCCGAAATCTGA
- a CDS encoding cation diffusion facilitator family transporter encodes MSSNPSGEELHDHHDHHDHHDHHHHHHHASGNIRTAFFLNLGFTVVEIVGGILTGSTAILADAVHDLGDSIALGQAWYFEKISDASSSSRYSYGYKRFSLLGALISTVVLLTSSLFVLSRAIPRIFEPHHPDAGGMIILAIAGVAVNGLAMAKLSKEKGMNARVVALHLLEDVLGWVAVLVVAVILLFWDVPVLDPILAILITLYILGGVIKNLRAMIPVFLQAVPDEQDLDAITREIEELQHIHAVHHAHIWSLDGVHTVFTAHLEVDTMLAAESYMQLKERIRALVERHGLYHSTVEIEYPGEACRNTLAGHH; translated from the coding sequence ATGAGCAGTAACCCTTCAGGAGAAGAGCTTCATGACCACCATGACCACCATGACCACCATGACCATCATCACCACCATCATCATGCATCGGGAAACATCAGGACGGCTTTTTTTCTGAACCTCGGGTTTACCGTTGTCGAAATTGTCGGTGGAATCCTGACAGGCAGTACGGCAATTCTTGCTGATGCGGTGCATGACCTTGGCGACTCCATTGCTCTTGGTCAGGCATGGTATTTTGAGAAAATATCTGACGCATCAAGCAGTTCCCGATACTCCTATGGTTATAAGCGCTTCTCGCTTCTTGGTGCACTGATCAGTACGGTGGTACTGCTCACCAGTTCGCTCTTTGTGCTTTCGCGGGCCATCCCCAGGATTTTTGAACCTCATCACCCCGATGCAGGAGGCATGATCATCCTCGCCATCGCCGGAGTAGCCGTTAACGGCCTTGCCATGGCAAAGCTCTCCAAAGAGAAAGGGATGAATGCGCGGGTTGTCGCGCTCCATCTTCTGGAAGATGTGCTCGGATGGGTGGCGGTGCTTGTTGTGGCGGTTATTCTGCTCTTCTGGGATGTTCCGGTGCTTGATCCTATACTTGCCATTCTTATTACCCTCTATATTCTTGGAGGAGTTATCAAAAATCTCAGGGCTATGATTCCTGTTTTTCTTCAGGCGGTGCCCGATGAGCAGGATCTTGATGCAATCACCCGTGAAATTGAGGAGTTGCAGCATATTCATGCCGTACACCATGCCCATATCTGGTCTCTGGACGGGGTGCATACGGTCTTTACCGCTCACCTTGAAGTTGACACCATGCTTGCTGCTGAAAGCTATATGCAGCTCAAGGAGCGAATCAGAGCGCTGGTTGAACGTCATGGTCTTTACCATTCAACCGTTGAGATTGAGTATCCCGGTGAGGCTTGCCGCAACACCCTTGCCGGGCACCACTAA
- a CDS encoding lipocalin family protein gives MKKLFLLGFLLLAGCTGIPQGITVVDNFALDRYLGKWYEIARIDNRFEKGIEQATAVYSLADDGSVKVLNSGYKAKQGKWKTIEGRGVFIDDTSRGALKVSFFGPFYASYNVIDLDRVNYSWAVVCGSNRSYFWILSRTPLMERELLDELVGKAGSMGFDTTKIRRVAQQQTE, from the coding sequence ATGAAAAAACTCTTTTTGCTTGGATTTCTGCTGCTTGCCGGATGTACCGGTATACCGCAGGGGATTACCGTGGTCGATAATTTTGCTCTGGATCGTTATCTGGGCAAATGGTACGAAATTGCCAGAATTGATAACCGGTTTGAGAAGGGAATTGAGCAGGCTACGGCGGTTTACTCGCTGGCTGACGATGGCAGCGTCAAAGTTTTGAACAGCGGTTACAAGGCGAAACAGGGCAAATGGAAAACTATTGAAGGCCGCGGCGTTTTTATTGATGATACCAGCAGAGGAGCTTTGAAGGTCTCCTTTTTCGGCCCATTTTATGCGAGTTACAATGTTATAGACCTTGACAGGGTAAACTACTCATGGGCTGTTGTGTGCGGAAGTAACCGTTCGTACTTCTGGATCCTTTCCAGAACACCGCTGATGGAGAGGGAGCTTCTCGATGAGCTTGTCGGGAAGGCTGGTTCTATGGGATTTGATACGACGAAGATTCGCAGGGTTGCACAGCAGCAGACAGAGTGA
- a CDS encoding putative quinol monooxygenase, translating into MSNLILVAKVVAKNESVELVKSELLKLVALAREEEGCIQYSCHEDKSDPAVFIFYEIWESQALLEKHMATEGFKAYQKAVDGHIAEKVFNKLTLLA; encoded by the coding sequence ATGTCAAATCTGATACTTGTAGCAAAAGTAGTTGCAAAAAATGAGTCTGTTGAACTGGTCAAAAGCGAATTGCTTAAACTTGTTGCTCTTGCCAGAGAAGAGGAGGGGTGCATACAGTACTCCTGTCACGAAGACAAAAGTGATCCGGCAGTATTTATTTTTTATGAAATATGGGAGAGCCAGGCTTTACTGGAAAAGCATATGGCTACAGAGGGGTTCAAAGCCTACCAAAAAGCTGTAGATGGCCATATAGCCGAGAAGGTATTCAATAAACTGACACTGCTTGCATAA
- a CDS encoding NAD(P)H-dependent oxidoreductase: protein MSKRILVILGHPAKKSFCSALADSYVNGARAAGNEVQLLNPGTLTFDPILHNGYNSIQPLEPDLVAAQEAIIWAEHLVFVYPVWWGAMPALLKGFIDRIFLPGFAFKFRDGSAMWDQLLSNRSAHLLVTMDTPIWYYQLVYRMPGHNQMKRTILEFCGIKPVKISGFGPIKNATLQKREKWLAKAHAYGKNA from the coding sequence ATGAGCAAACGAATTCTTGTCATTCTTGGTCACCCGGCAAAGAAGAGTTTCTGTAGCGCACTTGCTGACTCCTATGTGAATGGAGCCAGAGCTGCCGGTAACGAGGTTCAATTACTCAATCCCGGTACCCTCACTTTCGATCCGATACTCCACAACGGTTACAACTCAATTCAGCCGCTTGAGCCTGATCTGGTTGCCGCCCAGGAGGCAATCATATGGGCGGAGCATCTGGTCTTCGTCTATCCTGTCTGGTGGGGAGCAATGCCTGCCTTGCTGAAAGGGTTTATCGACCGGATTTTTCTTCCCGGTTTTGCCTTCAAATTCAGGGATGGATCGGCAATGTGGGACCAGTTGCTCTCCAATCGATCGGCGCATCTGCTCGTCACCATGGACACCCCGATATGGTACTACCAGTTAGTCTATCGGATGCCGGGCCACAACCAGATGAAACGCACCATTCTTGAGTTCTGCGGTATCAAACCGGTGAAAATTTCAGGTTTCGGGCCGATAAAAAATGCAACCCTCCAAAAGCGAGAAAAGTGGCTTGCCAAGGCACATGCCTATGGCAAGAATGCCTGA
- the cydC gene encoding thiol reductant ABC exporter subunit CydC, protein MKTFIRLTAIVRPYFWWMALAALIGFATTGSGIGLLMTSAYIIAKAALQPPMGALQLGIVGVRFFGLARGVLRYAERLVSHNTTFRILAKLRLWFYDALEPLAPARLMHFRSGDLLQRIVDDIQSLENLYTRVLAPPVTAILVALLMWVLAGTYSLQAALLILCFHLLAGIAVPLLTMLLGRGLSVGIMNRKTDQQLLALDLFQGIGELQVYGRLAGHLEEMRSVESAKLQLQRTNAIVEGLQESLTGLLMNGAVLTILWALIPTVSTGAMNGISLAVITLAVMASFEPFIPLPAAVKHLEADRHAGERLFEILDAKPETSSPAAPFPFPANRAIKIEKLSFTYPGSLTKALDSISFSVPAGQHIAIVGPSGAGKSTITSLFMRFWNSSEGAIAIGDVDITLLDPEELRRNISLVSQRTYLFAETIRENLLLAKPDATDEELRQALSQAGLINFASKLDEWIGQHGMKLSGGERQRIAIARIVLQNAPMIILDEATANLDGITEKEVTDTLSSISRGKTMITITHRLKAMDQYDNIIVLDKGKIVAQGVHERLMSTEGLYRRMWELQHSTPAVLTEVPE, encoded by the coding sequence ATGAAAACGTTTATTCGACTGACCGCTATCGTCAGACCATACTTCTGGTGGATGGCACTTGCCGCCCTGATCGGCTTTGCCACAACCGGAAGCGGTATCGGCCTCCTGATGACCTCTGCCTACATCATCGCAAAGGCAGCACTTCAGCCCCCGATGGGTGCCCTTCAGCTCGGTATTGTCGGTGTGCGTTTTTTCGGCCTTGCCCGCGGAGTGCTGCGCTACGCCGAGCGGCTCGTATCCCATAACACAACCTTCAGGATACTGGCAAAACTCCGGCTCTGGTTTTATGATGCCCTGGAACCTCTTGCACCAGCCCGGCTCATGCACTTCAGAAGCGGTGATCTCCTTCAGCGGATTGTTGATGATATCCAGAGCCTTGAGAACCTCTACACAAGGGTTTTGGCTCCCCCGGTCACCGCAATTCTTGTCGCGCTGCTCATGTGGGTGCTTGCAGGAACCTACTCCCTTCAGGCGGCACTCCTTATCCTCTGCTTTCACCTGCTGGCAGGTATCGCCGTCCCGCTGCTTACCATGCTGCTCGGCCGCGGCCTCTCAGTCGGCATCATGAACCGGAAGACCGATCAGCAACTCCTTGCACTTGATCTCTTTCAGGGGATCGGGGAGCTTCAGGTATACGGCAGACTTGCCGGGCATCTTGAGGAGATGCGCTCTGTCGAATCAGCCAAACTCCAGCTCCAGAGAACAAACGCCATTGTTGAAGGGTTGCAGGAGTCACTTACCGGTTTGCTTATGAATGGCGCGGTACTAACGATACTCTGGGCACTCATACCGACAGTCTCAACCGGAGCCATGAACGGCATCTCACTTGCAGTCATAACGCTTGCGGTCATGGCCTCTTTTGAGCCGTTTATCCCCCTTCCGGCAGCAGTAAAACACCTTGAGGCTGACAGACATGCAGGAGAGCGCCTTTTTGAAATCCTTGATGCCAAGCCTGAAACCTCAAGCCCGGCAGCGCCGTTTCCTTTCCCTGCAAACCGTGCCATCAAAATCGAAAAGCTCAGCTTCACCTATCCGGGAAGCCTCACGAAAGCGCTCGATTCAATATCCTTCTCGGTTCCGGCAGGTCAGCACATTGCCATTGTCGGACCAAGCGGCGCAGGTAAATCAACCATCACCTCCCTCTTCATGCGATTCTGGAACAGTTCAGAAGGCGCTATCGCTATCGGTGATGTCGACATCACCCTCCTTGACCCGGAGGAGCTGCGTCGAAATATCTCTCTCGTATCACAGCGAACCTACCTCTTCGCCGAAACCATCCGGGAAAACCTTCTGCTCGCAAAACCCGATGCAACTGACGAAGAGCTCCGCCAAGCCCTCTCTCAGGCGGGACTCATCAACTTTGCATCCAAACTTGACGAATGGATCGGCCAGCACGGCATGAAACTCAGCGGAGGCGAACGCCAGCGCATCGCCATTGCACGCATTGTGCTGCAAAACGCTCCGATGATCATCCTTGATGAAGCAACTGCCAACCTGGACGGCATCACTGAAAAAGAGGTTACTGACACCCTTTCCTCCATCAGCAGAGGCAAAACCATGATCACCATCACCCACAGACTGAAGGCCATGGATCAGTACGACAACATCATCGTACTTGATAAAGGGAAAATTGTAGCACAGGGCGTTCACGAGCGTCTCATGAGCACAGAAGGGCTTTACCGCAGAATGTGGGAGCTGCAGCACTCAACTCCTGCTGTATTAACGGAAGTGCCGGAGTGA
- the cydD gene encoding thiol reductant ABC exporter subunit CydD produces the protein MNIDRRLFQLIKEERAPFILSIISGSITSGMLIAQAFYLSKIIDGAFIQKSTINNLIPLFGFFGLFSILRMLFNWSSQTEANRGTLTIRTKLFTRLTEKVGVLGPIYTRSVQSGKLSTTLIKGVEALDAYYSQYIPQIFFALFTPLLIVAAIFPDDWISGVILVATAPLIPLFMILIGKSASAMTEKQWKTMSRMSGYFLDVLQGLPTLKLFAQSREQRKSIEESGENFRQATMRVLKVAFLSSLTLELVGTIGTAVIAVGIGLRIMKGQIGFQPALFVLLLTPDFYLPLRQLGTKFHAGMEGVSASKEIFAILEQPAPLDSPGVPAIQAEPFGRYPLILNNLSYSYPGSEVAAIDNITATIPAGKTTAIIGPSGAGKSTLINLLLRFQEPATGSITMNGRPVHEIPLEEWHREISWVPQHPYLFNATLQENILLGRADASEQEISDTLEKTGLLSFVGTLPKGLETMIGEQGSRLSGGEAQRVALARAFLKNAPLLILDEPTSHTDPELEAALRSSILELMKDRTTVVIAHRLETIMRAEQIIVVSKGRITGTGTHDELIEAGGFYRDALKLQQEECL, from the coding sequence ATGAACATTGACCGGCGACTTTTTCAACTCATAAAAGAAGAACGAGCGCCGTTTATTCTGTCAATTATTTCAGGATCTATCACGTCCGGAATGCTGATCGCCCAGGCGTTTTATCTGAGCAAAATCATTGATGGCGCGTTTATACAGAAAAGCACAATAAACAACCTCATCCCCTTGTTCGGTTTTTTCGGACTTTTCAGCATCCTCCGCATGTTGTTCAACTGGAGTTCACAGACTGAAGCCAACCGGGGAACCCTTACTATCCGTACAAAACTCTTCACTCGCCTGACTGAAAAAGTGGGGGTTCTCGGACCGATCTACACCCGTTCGGTGCAAAGCGGAAAGCTCAGCACAACGCTGATCAAGGGTGTCGAAGCACTCGATGCCTATTACAGCCAGTACATTCCACAGATCTTTTTTGCTCTCTTCACACCTCTGCTTATCGTTGCAGCCATCTTTCCTGACGACTGGATTTCAGGGGTTATCCTCGTTGCAACAGCACCCCTTATTCCGCTCTTCATGATCCTGATCGGGAAATCAGCCAGTGCCATGACTGAAAAGCAGTGGAAAACCATGAGCAGGATGAGCGGCTACTTTCTTGATGTTCTGCAAGGTCTGCCAACACTCAAGCTCTTTGCACAGAGCAGGGAGCAGCGAAAATCCATTGAAGAGTCCGGAGAGAACTTCCGCCAGGCAACCATGAGGGTATTGAAAGTTGCATTCCTCTCGTCCCTGACGCTTGAGCTGGTCGGCACCATTGGCACCGCCGTTATTGCTGTCGGGATAGGGTTGCGTATCATGAAAGGCCAGATCGGCTTTCAGCCTGCGCTTTTCGTTCTGCTGCTTACCCCTGACTTTTATCTTCCCCTTCGCCAGCTCGGTACAAAGTTCCATGCCGGAATGGAGGGTGTCAGTGCTTCGAAAGAGATTTTCGCCATTCTTGAACAACCAGCCCCGCTCGACAGCCCTGGCGTGCCTGCAATACAAGCCGAACCATTTGGCAGGTACCCTCTCATCCTGAACAATCTGAGCTACAGCTATCCCGGCTCTGAAGTTGCTGCTATCGACAACATTACCGCAACAATTCCTGCCGGAAAAACCACAGCAATCATCGGGCCGAGCGGTGCAGGAAAAAGCACCCTGATCAATCTCCTTCTCCGCTTTCAGGAACCCGCCACAGGCAGCATAACCATGAACGGGCGACCGGTTCATGAAATCCCTCTTGAAGAGTGGCACCGGGAGATCTCCTGGGTGCCGCAGCACCCATACCTCTTCAATGCCACACTGCAAGAGAATATTCTCCTTGGCAGAGCTGATGCATCGGAACAAGAGATCTCCGACACCCTTGAAAAAACCGGTCTTTTGAGCTTTGTCGGGACACTGCCGAAAGGACTTGAAACCATGATTGGCGAACAGGGCTCCCGACTGAGCGGAGGAGAGGCCCAAAGGGTCGCACTGGCAAGGGCATTTCTTAAAAACGCCCCCCTTCTGATACTCGATGAACCAACATCGCATACCGATCCGGAACTTGAAGCTGCACTGCGCAGTTCGATCCTGGAACTCATGAAAGACCGTACAACCGTAGTTATTGCCCACCGGCTTGAAACCATCATGAGGGCAGAACAGATTATTGTTGTCAGTAAAGGGCGGATTACCGGAACAGGAACACATGATGAGCTGATCGAAGCCGGCGGATTCTACCGTGATGCCCTGAAGTTGCAGCAGGAGGAGTGCTTATGA
- the cydB gene encoding cytochrome d ubiquinol oxidase subunit II: MDLHSIWFIFIALLFTILFLLEGFDFGTGILLPFMGSDDRERRSVINTIGPFWLGNEVWLVSAGGAMFAAFPGWYASLLSGFYPLFLLMLLSLIFRGAAFEFRSKFSNPALKRVSEWIIFGGSLVPALLWGVILSNFIGGVPVDASGNYTGALSNLLNPFALAGGAASALTFTLYGALFLSLKTSGSVKERAVGIAKKLWAPATLSLMVCIACSVTVTSIKPGILPLLSLLSLAAVLLLLQKNRSGVAFIMTALAIIFSALAIFTNLYPRVLVSNLNPAWSLTIYNASSSEYTLGILTVVALIFTPLVIIAQCWSYWVFRERVSTDSELEY, from the coding sequence ATGGATTTACACTCGATCTGGTTCATATTTATTGCGCTTCTTTTTACCATACTGTTTCTGCTTGAAGGCTTTGATTTCGGCACCGGCATTCTCCTCCCGTTTATGGGAAGTGATGATCGGGAGCGACGCAGTGTCATCAACACCATCGGTCCATTCTGGCTCGGTAATGAAGTGTGGCTGGTAAGCGCAGGAGGCGCAATGTTTGCCGCATTTCCGGGATGGTATGCCTCACTCCTCAGCGGCTTTTATCCGCTCTTCCTGCTGATGCTGCTCTCGCTGATTTTTCGGGGTGCAGCCTTTGAATTCCGCAGCAAGTTCAGTAACCCGGCCCTGAAAAGAGTATCAGAGTGGATTATCTTTGGCGGCAGTCTTGTTCCGGCACTGCTCTGGGGAGTTATCCTCTCCAATTTCATCGGTGGAGTGCCTGTTGATGCATCCGGGAACTATACCGGAGCTCTCTCCAACCTTCTGAATCCCTTTGCCCTTGCCGGCGGCGCTGCCTCTGCATTGACCTTTACCCTTTACGGCGCACTCTTTCTCTCGCTGAAAACATCCGGCAGCGTGAAAGAACGGGCTGTCGGTATCGCAAAAAAGCTCTGGGCTCCGGCCACACTCTCCCTGATGGTTTGCATCGCCTGCAGCGTAACCGTTACCTCCATAAAACCGGGTATCCTGCCACTGCTCTCACTGCTCTCACTTGCTGCGGTTCTACTCCTGCTGCAGAAAAACAGATCCGGAGTGGCATTCATCATGACCGCCCTTGCTATTATTTTTTCCGCACTCGCCATCTTCACGAACCTTTACCCGAGAGTGCTTGTTTCAAACCTCAATCCGGCCTGGAGCCTGACCATATACAACGCCTCTTCAAGTGAGTACACCCTCGGCATCCTCACCGTTGTGGCACTGATATTTACGCCACTGGTCATCATTGCCCAGTGCTGGAGCTACTGGGTATTCCGGGAAAGAGTTTCAACAGACTCGGAACTTGAATACTGA
- a CDS encoding cytochrome ubiquinol oxidase subunit I has product MDTLFLARAQFAFTAVFHFFFIPLTLGLSIFTAILETAWVKTGNERYKQLARFWGNLFLINFAVGVVTGIVMEFQFGMNWSEYSRFVGDIFGVPLAIEALLAFSVEATFIGIWLFGWNRLPKALHAATIWIVALGSTLSAFWILVANSFMQYPVGYKMAADSSRAEMADFFAFIFNPHVWKQFPHVLAGGVVTGGFLVIAVSIWHLVRATTEREAFKTSLKFGAFYAVTGAILVTLAGHAQMQDLLKTQPMKVAAAEALWESENPASFSLLTIGDERELRDIFAIRIPRLLSFLAYDRFEGEVKGIRELQKTYETKYGPGNYIPSVVTAYWSFRFMVGAGTVMLMTSLFVLYRVVKGNYTFSSRVGTLIIWSSILPWIANSSGWILAEMGRQPWLVFGLLKTEEGLSPASVVSSTELMLSLGVFIVIYGVLTFTDVYLLRKYAIAGLDSSE; this is encoded by the coding sequence ATGGATACCCTTTTTCTTGCACGGGCTCAATTTGCCTTCACTGCTGTTTTTCATTTCTTCTTCATACCGCTTACACTCGGCCTGTCAATCTTTACGGCTATTCTTGAAACGGCCTGGGTGAAAACCGGAAACGAGCGGTATAAACAGCTTGCAAGGTTCTGGGGCAATCTCTTTCTGATCAACTTTGCCGTCGGTGTGGTAACCGGTATTGTGATGGAGTTTCAATTCGGCATGAACTGGTCGGAGTACTCGCGCTTTGTAGGTGACATTTTCGGTGTTCCCCTCGCTATCGAGGCCCTGCTTGCATTCTCGGTTGAAGCGACCTTTATCGGCATCTGGCTCTTCGGATGGAACAGGCTGCCCAAAGCACTCCATGCCGCCACAATTTGGATTGTCGCCCTCGGCTCCACCCTCTCTGCCTTCTGGATACTTGTAGCGAACTCCTTTATGCAGTACCCTGTCGGCTATAAAATGGCTGCAGATAGCTCAAGAGCGGAGATGGCGGATTTCTTTGCCTTCATCTTCAATCCCCATGTCTGGAAGCAGTTTCCGCATGTGCTTGCCGGAGGTGTGGTCACCGGAGGATTTCTGGTAATCGCCGTAAGCATATGGCATCTGGTGCGTGCAACAACAGAGCGAGAGGCTTTTAAAACCTCCCTGAAGTTCGGGGCTTTTTATGCCGTTACAGGCGCAATTCTCGTTACGCTTGCCGGACATGCACAGATGCAGGATCTCCTGAAAACCCAGCCGATGAAGGTTGCTGCTGCCGAAGCGCTCTGGGAGAGCGAAAATCCGGCAAGTTTTTCGTTGCTCACCATAGGAGATGAAAGGGAACTCAGGGATATTTTTGCCATCCGCATTCCCCGCCTGCTCTCCTTTCTTGCTTATGACCGCTTTGAAGGCGAGGTAAAAGGGATCCGGGAGCTGCAGAAAACATATGAAACAAAGTACGGACCAGGCAACTACATCCCCTCCGTTGTGACTGCCTACTGGAGCTTCAGATTCATGGTCGGAGCCGGAACCGTGATGCTCATGACCTCTCTCTTTGTGCTCTACCGGGTAGTAAAGGGCAACTATACCTTTTCGTCAAGAGTCGGCACCCTCATTATCTGGTCATCTATTCTACCCTGGATTGCAAACTCGTCAGGCTGGATACTGGCAGAAATGGGCCGTCAGCCATGGCTTGTGTTCGGTCTTCTGAAAACCGAAGAGGGTCTCTCACCCGCCTCGGTGGTCAGCAGCACTGAACTGATGCTCTCACTTGGAGTGTTTATCGTGATCTATGGCGTGCTTACTTTCACGGATGTCTACCTCTTGAGAAAATATGCCATAGCCGGGCTCGATTCATCGGAATAA
- a CDS encoding phosphatidylserine decarboxylase — protein MKKRNFLVRILSVVTLCTCLSFSAFAGEITSGAAKHEPITEELITMVEHNSELRNMLVESINKTTRINPDRVTNPVRTLEEYYNFIDWATKALPWSILPNAPWSSLYDQIDQSLDYFYFVNDQPLTGLKNKGYYNNSLQYHEPYRTWLINFTREWGLYLSREGSWNDAYYKKALEDDRFGLNKGWYEDPSNWKTFNDFFARYLKSPDQRPIVAPTDQSIIASPADSKPQGVWRIDKQSNIVAKKGVAIKSGVFKSVAALVGEGSAYKLAFASGTLTHTFLDVNDYHRYHFPVDGTIKEVRTIQSDDAVGGYLTWDPGTKKYMLDANTPGWQNIETRGCVIIDTPKYGVVALLPIGMSQVCSVNFEKSVNVGTTVKKGDMLGYFLFGGSDFVMLFQKNVDFNLTAPKESSDTFKHLLMGQEYGRVTIRR, from the coding sequence ATGAAAAAGAGGAATTTTCTGGTCAGGATACTCTCTGTTGTCACGCTTTGCACATGTCTGAGCTTCAGCGCTTTTGCCGGGGAGATCACCTCCGGAGCGGCAAAGCATGAGCCGATAACGGAGGAGTTGATCACCATGGTAGAGCATAATTCGGAACTGCGGAATATGCTTGTCGAGTCCATCAATAAAACTACCAGAATCAATCCGGACAGGGTAACCAACCCGGTCAGGACGCTGGAGGAGTATTACAATTTTATCGACTGGGCGACAAAAGCACTGCCCTGGTCAATCCTGCCCAACGCACCCTGGTCTTCGCTCTACGATCAGATTGATCAGAGTCTTGATTACTTCTACTTCGTCAACGATCAGCCGCTTACCGGACTAAAAAACAAAGGTTATTACAATAACTCACTGCAGTACCATGAACCCTATCGAACATGGCTGATCAACTTCACCAGGGAGTGGGGGCTCTATCTGAGCAGGGAGGGGTCATGGAACGATGCCTACTACAAAAAAGCTCTGGAGGATGATCGATTCGGACTGAACAAGGGGTGGTATGAGGACCCCTCAAACTGGAAAACATTCAACGATTTTTTTGCGCGCTATCTGAAATCGCCCGACCAGCGACCGATTGTCGCCCCGACTGACCAGTCAATCATAGCTTCCCCTGCCGACTCAAAGCCTCAGGGTGTATGGAGAATTGACAAACAATCCAATATTGTTGCTAAAAAAGGTGTCGCCATCAAATCCGGTGTATTCAAATCCGTAGCTGCTCTTGTGGGTGAAGGGAGTGCATACAAACTTGCATTTGCCAGTGGCACACTGACGCACACCTTTCTTGATGTAAACGATTATCACCGCTATCATTTCCCTGTTGACGGAACCATAAAAGAGGTCCGCACTATTCAGAGCGATGATGCTGTTGGCGGTTATTTGACATGGGATCCCGGCACAAAAAAATATATGCTTGATGCCAACACCCCCGGCTGGCAGAATATTGAGACCCGTGGATGCGTCATTATCGATACCCCGAAATATGGCGTGGTAGCACTGCTGCCGATCGGCATGTCGCAGGTTTGCTCCGTTAATTTTGAAAAGAGTGTCAACGTGGGCACTACCGTCAAAAAGGGTGATATGCTCGGATATTTCCTCTTCGGCGGCTCAGACTTCGTGATGCTCTTTCAAAAGAATGTTGACTTCAACCTTACAGCCCCTAAAGAGAGTAGTGACACCTTTAAACACCTGCTGATGGGCCAGGAGTACGGCAGAGTGACCATAAGGAGATGA
- a CDS encoding type II toxin-antitoxin system VapC family toxin produces MIILDTNVLSALMQQQPDPQVIAWLDKQSSQSICLNSITLFEVRFGLHLLTSGNRKTLLQKRFEELLQDDFKNRVLLFDAKSANQAAQLAADRKISGRPVDMRDTFIAGIALAHNAIIATRNIRHFSDLSVTVVNPWDEQV; encoded by the coding sequence ATGATAATTCTGGACACCAACGTCTTGTCCGCACTGATGCAGCAGCAACCAGACCCTCAAGTGATTGCCTGGCTGGACAAACAATCATCCCAATCTATCTGCCTGAACAGCATCACCCTGTTTGAAGTCCGCTTCGGTTTACACCTGCTGACATCTGGCAATCGTAAAACATTACTACAGAAGCGCTTTGAGGAACTCCTGCAAGATGACTTCAAGAACCGTGTCTTGCTCTTTGATGCCAAATCAGCAAATCAAGCAGCGCAATTAGCTGCCGATCGCAAAATCAGCGGACGTCCCGTCGATATGCGCGACACTTTTATTGCCGGTATTGCTTTGGCGCACAACGCCATCATCGCTACTCGTAACATCCGACACTTCAGTGATTTATCTGTCACTGTAGTCAACCCTTGGGATGAACAGGTCTGA